From one Polynucleobacter sp. UK-FUSCHL-C3 genomic stretch:
- a CDS encoding malonyl-CoA decarboxylase: MLEKIAQTRHLSRAIGAVNRLVSERGESNAVSMAADVIFNYRKLNAEQRSKFFMALAEQFNINVEALTKATQSFSADPSARNYIRLQKISESPRQELLRRLNRAPGGTAAVVEMRRDLLSLLHKKPELAGLDYDMRHLLSSWFNPGFLKMHRVDWKSPAEVLEKIIAHEAVHAIDGWDDLRRRLQPDRRCFAFFHPQLPDEPLIFVEVALLPEIPVAIMPLVDKKSAPVEQTNQYKVAAFYSISNCESGLRGVSMGNFLIKRVAEQLHAEFPGLKTFVTLSPIPGLMEWITAGAHLGEGPSADKIKPAIRKARDEALELLKLSGTSWPEKLSKAWHPDACSKKEKEAFECLTAIYLACVTPNRDGNPVAKFHLGNGAKLHQINWAGDLSKNGLRQSAGLMVNYLYDLASVEENHEQFVHGEIIYSRSVGRLMNP, encoded by the coding sequence ATGCTAGAAAAAATTGCTCAGACTCGTCATTTATCGCGTGCGATTGGTGCGGTTAATCGCTTAGTTTCTGAGCGAGGGGAGTCTAATGCAGTTAGTATGGCTGCCGATGTAATTTTTAATTACCGTAAATTAAATGCTGAACAGCGCTCCAAGTTTTTTATGGCCTTAGCGGAGCAATTTAATATTAATGTGGAAGCCCTGACAAAAGCGACACAAAGTTTTTCTGCAGACCCAAGTGCCCGTAACTACATTCGTCTTCAAAAGATTTCGGAGTCGCCAAGACAAGAGCTTTTGCGCCGCTTAAATCGCGCCCCTGGGGGAACTGCCGCGGTTGTTGAAATGCGTCGTGATCTACTAAGCCTGCTCCACAAGAAACCTGAATTGGCTGGCTTAGACTACGACATGCGGCATTTGCTGTCATCCTGGTTTAATCCGGGCTTTCTAAAAATGCACCGAGTTGATTGGAAATCTCCTGCAGAGGTCTTGGAAAAGATCATTGCACATGAGGCAGTGCATGCGATTGATGGTTGGGATGATTTACGTCGTCGCCTTCAGCCAGACCGTCGGTGTTTTGCCTTCTTTCATCCGCAGCTGCCTGATGAGCCTCTCATCTTTGTGGAGGTTGCGTTATTACCTGAAATCCCAGTAGCAATCATGCCATTGGTTGATAAAAAATCAGCGCCTGTGGAACAAACGAATCAATATAAGGTAGCTGCCTTCTATTCCATTAGCAACTGCGAATCAGGCTTGCGTGGTGTCTCAATGGGCAATTTTTTGATTAAACGAGTTGCCGAGCAGTTGCATGCTGAGTTCCCCGGACTCAAAACCTTTGTCACTCTATCCCCGATCCCGGGTTTGATGGAATGGATTACTGCTGGGGCGCATTTGGGAGAGGGGCCAAGTGCCGATAAGATTAAGCCTGCGATTCGCAAGGCGCGTGATGAGGCTCTTGAGCTTCTTAAATTAAGCGGCACATCGTGGCCAGAGAAATTATCAAAAGCATGGCACCCAGATGCATGCAGCAAGAAAGAGAAAGAGGCATTTGAGTGCTTAACAGCCATTTATTTAGCTTGTGTAACGCCGAATCGGGATGGAAATCCAGTGGCGAAGTTTCATTTAGGCAATGGTGCCAAATTACATCAAATTAACTGGGCCGGGGATTTATCTAAAAATGGCTTACGCCAGTCTGCAGGCCTGATGGTGAACTATTTATATGACCTTGCTAGCGTTGAGGAAAATCATGAGCAGTTTGTGCATGGTGAGATTATTTACTCTAGGTCTGTTGGTAGGCTCATGAACCCTTAA
- the lgt gene encoding prolipoprotein diacylglyceryl transferase: MLMHPQFDPVAIQLGPLAIHWYGLMYLLAFAQFLILGRMRVQQEPFLSLKWSFKDVEDILFWGVVGVILGGRLGYVLFYMPDFYLSNPLNIFKVWEGGMSFHGGLLGVLVALLWFAKSRKLSYFVVTDFVAPLVPLGLAFGRLGNFINGELWGRPSDWPWAMVFPAVDQVARHPSQLYQFAGEGLLLAILLWVYARKPRARGQVSGLFLLGYGVCRFIVEFAREPDAFLGLLGLGLSMGQWLSLPMIGFGIYLIVRTSRS; encoded by the coding sequence ATGCTAATGCACCCGCAATTTGATCCTGTTGCTATACAGCTTGGCCCCCTTGCAATCCATTGGTATGGCTTGATGTATTTGTTAGCGTTTGCTCAATTTTTGATATTGGGTCGAATGCGAGTTCAGCAAGAGCCATTCCTCAGTTTGAAGTGGAGCTTTAAGGATGTCGAGGATATTTTGTTTTGGGGTGTAGTAGGCGTCATCTTGGGCGGACGTCTTGGTTACGTCTTGTTTTATATGCCAGATTTTTATTTAAGCAATCCCCTCAACATCTTCAAGGTGTGGGAGGGCGGCATGTCATTTCATGGTGGCTTACTAGGAGTCTTGGTTGCTTTGTTATGGTTTGCTAAATCTCGCAAGCTGTCTTATTTTGTAGTGACCGATTTTGTTGCACCTTTGGTTCCCTTGGGTTTAGCGTTCGGACGTTTGGGTAACTTTATTAATGGAGAGTTGTGGGGTCGGCCGAGTGATTGGCCGTGGGCAATGGTGTTCCCAGCGGTCGATCAGGTAGCGCGTCACCCCTCACAACTCTATCAATTTGCTGGTGAGGGGTTGCTGTTAGCTATTTTGCTTTGGGTATACGCAAGAAAGCCAAGAGCTCGCGGTCAGGTATCTGGTCTATTTTTGCTCGGCTATGGCGTGTGTCGTTTTATCGTGGAATTTGCCAGGGAGCCCGATGCATTCTTGGGCCTTTTGGGATTGGGTCTATCGATGGGGCAGTGGCTATCGCTACCGATGATTGGATTCGGTATTTATCTAATCGTTCGGACCTCTCGGTCGTAA
- a CDS encoding DNA polymerase III subunit chi has protein sequence MGRIDFHSNVADKLLYCCRLSRKILASADSTGQHRTIVIVGNLKELQDLDALMWSFSKTDFLPHAWLDHDAAQETPIVFVSDVNQLKDSSIPHCDVLIYLKNEAPPQLDTLLARFPRWVEVVTTQENERLAGRERYKSYREIGHELHHFDQAKGS, from the coding sequence ATGGGACGCATTGATTTTCACAGCAATGTGGCAGACAAACTTCTATATTGTTGCCGCTTGAGCCGAAAAATATTAGCCAGTGCTGACTCTACGGGACAGCATCGCACCATTGTGATTGTTGGCAACCTTAAAGAACTCCAAGATTTAGATGCCTTAATGTGGAGTTTTAGCAAGACTGACTTCTTGCCACATGCATGGCTTGACCATGATGCTGCACAAGAGACCCCCATTGTTTTTGTAAGCGATGTTAATCAACTCAAAGATAGTTCGATTCCGCATTGCGATGTATTAATTTATCTCAAGAATGAAGCACCGCCACAACTCGATACTCTCTTAGCTCGTTTTCCAAGATGGGTTGAGGTGGTCACAACCCAGGAGAATGAGCGTTTAGCTGGCCGTGAGCGCTACAAGTCTTATCGCGAGATCGGTCATGAGTTGCATCACTTTGATCAAGCAAAGGGGAGCTAA
- a CDS encoding leucyl aminopeptidase — MTIQFSTKVLSEIDFKSLKAATAICGLSGDCLILGYRQSELNQLQALDDLLGGAIGQARSLGDLDGKAGACTLLRSTNSWALSKVRLKRVLLVGLGDKESLADFAKVARSAMKHISASPIESVLWHVGSFTGKHKTNQSPTAIQERIRLLAQIVGDQAYHFGVRQAQFKTKPVAKSDPLKLVTLLTNTKQAALVKASVHEGAALVEGMNLTKDLGNLPPNICTPTFLAHTAQNLSKKSSLRVQVLGEKQIEALGMGSFLAVAKGSDTPPQFIIMRHDGGRADEDPIVIVGKGITFDTGGISLKPGEAMDEMKYDMCGAASVFGTMHAVSLLNLKKNVIGVVPTCENMPSGRATRPGDIVKSMSGQTIEVLNTDAEGRLILCDALTYVERFKPKAVIDVATLTGACIIALGHVHSGLFSDDESLVKDLSKAGHQSLDTVWRLPLDAAYHEQLKSNFADMANIGGRPAGSVTAACFLSRFAEKFRWAHLDIAGTAWKSGAAKGATGRPVPLLLNFLLDQ, encoded by the coding sequence ATGACAATTCAATTTAGCACGAAAGTTCTCTCCGAGATCGATTTTAAGAGCCTAAAGGCCGCTACTGCAATTTGTGGCTTATCTGGCGATTGTTTGATCCTTGGTTACCGTCAGAGCGAGTTGAACCAGTTACAGGCTCTCGATGATTTATTGGGTGGCGCAATTGGGCAAGCTCGCAGCCTAGGGGATCTCGATGGTAAGGCCGGAGCCTGCACTTTGCTGCGTTCTACCAATTCATGGGCATTAAGTAAGGTGAGGCTAAAGCGTGTTTTATTAGTTGGTCTAGGCGATAAAGAATCCTTGGCAGATTTTGCAAAGGTTGCACGTTCGGCCATGAAGCACATTAGTGCTAGTCCAATAGAGTCGGTCTTGTGGCACGTGGGTAGCTTTACGGGTAAACACAAAACGAATCAATCGCCAACAGCTATTCAGGAGCGCATTCGTCTTCTCGCGCAAATTGTGGGTGATCAGGCATATCACTTTGGCGTTCGTCAAGCGCAATTTAAGACAAAGCCTGTAGCAAAATCAGACCCACTGAAATTAGTCACGCTGCTTACAAATACAAAGCAAGCTGCCTTAGTGAAGGCATCTGTTCATGAGGGGGCGGCTTTGGTCGAGGGTATGAACTTGACCAAAGATTTGGGTAATCTCCCTCCTAATATTTGTACCCCCACATTCTTAGCGCATACCGCCCAAAATTTATCCAAGAAGTCTAGTCTTCGCGTTCAAGTGCTTGGCGAGAAACAAATTGAAGCTCTGGGGATGGGGTCTTTCTTAGCTGTCGCAAAGGGTTCGGATACGCCGCCGCAATTCATCATCATGCGTCATGATGGCGGCAGAGCCGATGAAGATCCGATTGTGATTGTTGGTAAAGGAATTACCTTCGATACCGGTGGTATCTCCTTAAAACCTGGCGAGGCCATGGATGAAATGAAATACGATATGTGCGGGGCTGCATCGGTGTTTGGCACCATGCATGCTGTATCACTTCTTAATTTAAAGAAGAATGTGATTGGCGTGGTCCCCACCTGCGAGAATATGCCATCGGGTCGAGCAACCCGTCCAGGTGACATCGTGAAGAGCATGTCGGGTCAGACCATCGAGGTATTAAATACTGATGCCGAGGGACGCTTAATTTTGTGTGATGCCTTAACTTATGTAGAACGCTTTAAGCCAAAGGCTGTGATTGATGTGGCTACCCTAACAGGTGCTTGCATTATTGCCTTGGGGCACGTGCACAGCGGACTGTTCTCGGATGATGAGTCCTTGGTCAAGGATTTAAGCAAAGCCGGTCATCAATCCTTGGATACCGTCTGGCGCCTGCCTTTAGATGCTGCTTATCACGAGCAACTCAAGTCTAATTTTGCAGATATGGCCAATATTGGCGGCCGTCCTGCCGGTAGCGTAACCGCTGCATGCTTTTTGTCACGCTTTGCAGAGAAATTTAGATGGGCGCATTTAGATATTGCTGGAACAGCATGGAAGAGTGGCGCAGCAAAAGGAGCAACCGGTAGACCCGTACCCTTATTGCTGAACTTCTTGCTTGATCAATAG
- the lptF gene encoding LPS export ABC transporter permease LptF produces the protein MIFEQALRRELSMTTGAVFLVLVTIMITTLVIRILGFAANGVVNPEDALVLIALATLGYFAILLTVSLFIAVLIVLVRWYKDSEMIVWFTSGLSITNLIGPILRFAIPLIIIIAILAAVVWPWANRESSIISQRFQQRDDVSMVTAGQFKESAKAERIFFIESLDVDKGEVKNIFVADTRNQKLSVAVAATGFIENAPNGDKSIVLLKGRRYEGQPTQANFRILEFEEYETKIRGKEVAAPPPRDREKNILELINEVDPNIKRANLGELLWRIGLPFMALGLVLIAIPLAYVNPRLGNYTAMFYAVLVYLIYSNLLNLTQNYVSQGRLEFFVGLWPIHLIAFLLAYVLIRNRVNPSLKWWQRQLPWIFQSK, from the coding sequence ATGATTTTTGAACAAGCCCTCCGCCGCGAACTTAGCATGACCACGGGTGCCGTATTTTTGGTACTCGTTACGATCATGATCACCACCTTGGTAATTCGTATTCTAGGTTTTGCCGCTAACGGGGTAGTGAACCCTGAGGATGCCCTCGTTCTAATTGCCCTTGCAACTCTAGGCTACTTTGCAATTCTGCTAACCGTTTCCCTTTTTATTGCAGTCTTAATTGTTTTGGTTCGTTGGTATAAAGACTCGGAAATGATTGTTTGGTTCACAAGTGGATTAAGCATCACAAATTTAATTGGCCCGATCTTACGTTTTGCGATTCCACTAATTATCATCATTGCTATTCTGGCAGCCGTAGTCTGGCCGTGGGCCAATCGTGAATCCAGCATTATTAGTCAGCGCTTTCAACAACGCGATGACGTATCAATGGTAACCGCGGGTCAGTTTAAAGAATCAGCCAAAGCGGAGAGAATATTTTTTATTGAAAGCCTAGATGTCGACAAGGGTGAGGTTAAGAATATTTTTGTCGCCGATACCCGCAATCAGAAATTGAGTGTGGCAGTAGCAGCCACTGGCTTCATTGAGAATGCTCCAAATGGTGATAAGAGCATTGTTTTACTGAAGGGGAGGCGCTATGAAGGTCAGCCTACGCAAGCTAATTTCAGAATCTTAGAGTTTGAAGAGTACGAAACCAAAATACGTGGCAAAGAAGTTGCCGCTCCGCCACCGAGAGACCGAGAGAAAAATATTCTTGAGCTCATTAACGAAGTTGACCCCAATATCAAGCGTGCTAATCTTGGGGAGCTCTTATGGCGAATTGGCTTGCCATTCATGGCCTTAGGCTTAGTATTAATTGCTATTCCCTTGGCATACGTCAACCCACGTCTTGGTAATTACACCGCCATGTTCTATGCCGTGTTGGTGTATTTGATCTACAGTAATTTATTAAATCTCACTCAAAATTACGTCTCGCAGGGTCGCCTTGAATTTTTTGTTGGGCTTTGGCCAATCCACTTGATTGCCTTTTTACTGGCCTATGTATTAATTCGTAACCGCGTTAACCCATCCCTGAAATGGTGGCAACGCCAACTACCCTGGATATTTCAATCAAAATGA
- the lptG gene encoding LPS export ABC transporter permease LptG, producing the protein MSWLFPKIYERYFAKQIYASFGFILFALVALFLFFDVLSELGSVNAKYTLPLALLHVLLKAPSRMVEIIPIAGLIGSIYVFAMMASQSEFTIFRVAGLDIKRSLLTLGKISLPIVVFTLLISEVLGPYAESLSERVRMKALGSTFSSQFRSGVWVKDQLRDSDGTGPIRAGVRYVNVGAIDQNDQIRQIRMYEFNTNYRLLSIRSAASGRFDNRGIWELNDVSETRFTEKRSSEPLDAVYTAQTKILPKLSLESQVTPQILNVLLISPEKMSIVSLGRFILHLQDNKQDMQRHAIAFWKKVIYPFIIFVMLALALPFAFMKVRAGSVGIKVFGGIMLGMSFQLFNTLFSSIGLLGSLPALLTAILPPLIYLVLAIIALKWVARA; encoded by the coding sequence ATGAGTTGGCTGTTTCCCAAAATCTATGAGCGGTACTTTGCAAAGCAGATTTATGCCAGCTTTGGTTTTATCCTTTTTGCTCTTGTCGCTCTCTTTCTATTCTTCGATGTTCTAAGTGAGCTTGGCTCTGTCAACGCAAAATACACTCTCCCTCTAGCACTGCTTCATGTTTTATTAAAAGCCCCTAGCAGGATGGTTGAAATTATTCCAATCGCAGGCCTCATTGGCAGTATTTATGTTTTTGCCATGATGGCTAGCCAATCCGAGTTCACCATCTTTCGGGTTGCGGGTTTGGATATCAAACGCAGTCTACTTACCCTCGGAAAAATTTCGCTTCCAATCGTAGTGTTCACCCTACTCATTAGTGAAGTTCTCGGACCCTATGCTGAATCTCTATCTGAGCGAGTCCGGATGAAGGCATTGGGCTCCACCTTTAGTTCTCAGTTTCGATCTGGGGTTTGGGTAAAAGACCAACTGAGAGATAGTGATGGTACCGGCCCAATTCGAGCAGGCGTTCGTTATGTCAATGTGGGCGCTATTGATCAGAATGACCAAATCCGACAAATCCGAATGTATGAATTTAATACAAACTATCGTCTTCTATCGATACGGAGCGCAGCCTCTGGCCGCTTTGATAATCGGGGCATCTGGGAACTCAATGATGTCTCAGAAACTCGTTTCACCGAAAAGCGCAGTAGTGAGCCCTTGGATGCGGTCTACACAGCACAAACCAAAATACTTCCGAAGCTAAGTCTGGAGTCGCAGGTGACTCCTCAAATTCTGAATGTTCTATTAATTAGCCCTGAAAAAATGTCGATTGTCAGCCTGGGGCGTTTTATTCTTCACCTACAAGATAATAAGCAAGATATGCAAAGGCATGCAATTGCCTTTTGGAAAAAAGTTATTTATCCATTTATTATTTTTGTGATGCTGGCATTGGCTCTTCCATTTGCCTTTATGAAGGTCCGCGCAGGTAGCGTGGGTATCAAAGTCTTCGGTGGCATCATGCTGGGGATGAGCTTTCAACTTTTTAATACATTGTTTTCGAGCATTGGTTTATTGGGATCACTACCTGCGCTCCTGACTGCTATCCTTCCACCTCTTATTTACTTAGTCTTAGCAATCATCGCCCTCAAGTGGGTGGCGCGCGCATAA
- a CDS encoding CysB family HTH-type transcriptional regulator — translation MNLHQLRFVREVVRQNFNLTSAAKALFTSQPGVSKAIIELEDELGVEIFRRHGKRIRALTEPGKRILLSIERILEETETLKRVGKDFANQDQGSFVIATTHTQARYALPKVLSEFTKRFPKVRVSIQQGNPSQIAQMLLEDRADLAIATEGLANTSGVLALPSYQWQHAVVVPSGHPLLNHESITLETLAKYPIITYAKAFSGRSKIDAAFGQRNLTPDIILEAIDADVIKTYVENGMGVGIVAGVALDPERDRLLKSISVGHIFGTNVTHIGIKKGAYLRSFIFTFIELFSPTLTRKIVEQAMASESSDYQI, via the coding sequence ATGAACCTTCATCAACTCCGCTTTGTTCGCGAGGTCGTGCGTCAGAACTTTAACCTGACCTCAGCAGCGAAGGCGCTCTTTACCTCTCAACCCGGTGTATCCAAGGCGATCATCGAGTTAGAGGATGAACTAGGGGTTGAGATCTTTCGACGTCATGGTAAACGTATACGTGCTCTTACAGAACCCGGTAAGCGCATCTTGCTTTCGATTGAACGCATCTTAGAAGAAACTGAAACACTTAAGCGAGTCGGTAAAGATTTTGCAAATCAAGATCAAGGTAGCTTTGTGATTGCTACCACCCATACGCAGGCCCGCTACGCTCTACCCAAAGTCTTAAGTGAGTTCACGAAACGCTTTCCAAAGGTCCGCGTGAGCATTCAGCAAGGCAATCCTAGTCAAATAGCCCAAATGTTGCTTGAGGATCGCGCCGATCTAGCAATTGCTACCGAGGGTCTTGCTAATACCTCTGGCGTGCTTGCACTACCGAGTTATCAGTGGCAGCACGCAGTAGTCGTGCCTTCTGGTCACCCACTCCTCAATCATGAATCCATTACCCTAGAGACCTTGGCAAAGTACCCCATCATTACCTATGCCAAGGCATTTTCAGGACGCAGCAAAATTGATGCGGCTTTTGGGCAACGCAACCTCACTCCCGACATCATCTTAGAAGCAATTGATGCCGATGTGATCAAGACTTATGTTGAAAATGGTATGGGGGTAGGTATTGTGGCTGGGGTGGCACTAGATCCCGAACGAGATCGTCTACTGAAATCAATTTCAGTGGGGCATATTTTTGGGACCAATGTCACTCACATCGGTATTAAAAAAGGTGCTTACCTGCGCTCTTTTATCTTCACCTTCATTGAGCTCTTCTCGCCAACCTTGACTCGCAAAATTGTGGAGCAGGCAATGGCAAGCGAATCCAGCGACTATCAAATTTAA
- a CDS encoding FkbM family methyltransferase: MQPIDFKTKVIDSFKNSPINELGLVREFFGNKKNGFYVDIGANDPAHESQTFHLDNMGWDGLLVEPHPRYQFLLKEKRTGKIIPYACSNPENQNKTLELIDNHLHSTLELDWFESRNKDSKAKTINVICKTLDSILKENEVQPGFEFISIDIEGHEMEMLKGFNISKWRPQLILMEDHVLSHQKHNHMVAGGYKLIMRTGLNSWYVPKSSGFRLTLSAKFSFFRKFWLGIIGRKIKYSI, encoded by the coding sequence ATGCAACCAATAGATTTTAAGACGAAAGTCATCGATAGCTTTAAGAATTCCCCGATAAACGAGCTCGGTCTAGTTAGAGAGTTCTTTGGTAATAAAAAAAATGGTTTCTATGTTGATATTGGTGCGAACGACCCAGCTCATGAGTCCCAAACATTTCATCTTGATAACATGGGTTGGGATGGCCTGCTGGTAGAACCACATCCCCGCTATCAATTTTTGCTTAAAGAAAAGCGAACGGGAAAGATTATTCCATATGCTTGTTCAAATCCTGAAAATCAGAATAAAACCTTGGAGCTTATAGATAATCACCTCCATTCAACCCTCGAACTAGATTGGTTTGAATCTAGGAATAAAGATAGTAAGGCTAAAACTATAAATGTTATTTGTAAAACATTAGACTCTATCCTGAAGGAAAATGAAGTCCAGCCTGGGTTTGAATTTATTTCAATAGATATTGAAGGACACGAAATGGAAATGTTGAAAGGTTTCAATATTTCCAAATGGCGTCCTCAGTTAATTCTTATGGAAGACCATGTTTTGAGTCATCAAAAACATAATCATATGGTTGCTGGCGGATATAAGCTAATAATGAGGACGGGTTTAAATAGTTGGTATGTACCTAAATCTTCAGGTTTTCGGCTTACCCTTAGTGCTAAATTTTCATTTTTTAGAAAATTCTGGCTTGGCATTATTGGAAGAAAAATTAAATATAGTATTTAA
- a CDS encoding quinone oxidoreductase — translation MSAITTKAIRIDEVGPPEVMKYVDVTLGDPGPGEVLVQQKACGLNYIDIYFRSGYYPQPLPGGIGMEASGIVEKVGDGVQHVKVGDRVAYAGRPTGAYAQARIMPADIVVKLPEAISFETGAGMMLQGLTVQYLLNDTYKVQKGDTVLFHAIAGGVGLIALQWLKAIGATVIGTVGSEDKAALAKSFGCDHVILYREEDFVKRVKEITNGKGVPVAYDAVGKDTFMKTLDCVSPRGMAVTFGNASGSIPPLDLSLLSSKGSLKVTRPTLMTYALNRSLLEPMSVDLFDRVIKGQIKIEIKQKYALADAVQAHRDLEGRKTTGTTILIP, via the coding sequence ATGTCTGCAATCACCACTAAAGCAATCCGAATTGATGAGGTTGGACCCCCCGAGGTCATGAAGTATGTGGATGTCACCTTAGGTGATCCCGGCCCTGGTGAGGTCTTGGTTCAGCAAAAAGCCTGTGGCTTGAACTACATCGATATCTACTTCCGTTCTGGTTACTATCCTCAGCCATTGCCTGGCGGGATTGGGATGGAGGCCTCCGGAATCGTTGAGAAAGTCGGCGATGGCGTACAGCATGTAAAGGTGGGTGATCGTGTGGCGTACGCTGGAAGACCAACCGGTGCCTACGCGCAGGCGCGCATCATGCCCGCTGACATTGTTGTCAAACTTCCTGAGGCGATTTCATTTGAGACCGGTGCCGGCATGATGCTACAAGGGCTTACCGTTCAGTATCTCCTTAACGATACCTATAAGGTTCAAAAGGGCGACACAGTTTTATTCCATGCGATTGCCGGAGGAGTTGGTTTGATTGCCCTGCAATGGCTTAAGGCGATTGGTGCTACCGTGATTGGCACTGTGGGTAGTGAAGATAAGGCAGCGCTTGCCAAATCATTTGGTTGTGACCATGTCATTCTGTACCGCGAGGAAGATTTTGTAAAACGTGTTAAAGAGATTACCAATGGCAAGGGAGTGCCCGTTGCATATGATGCGGTGGGTAAAGATACCTTTATGAAGACCCTAGATTGTGTTTCGCCACGGGGTATGGCTGTTACGTTTGGTAATGCCTCGGGTTCTATCCCGCCCCTTGATCTCAGTCTTTTGTCGAGCAAGGGATCCTTAAAGGTAACCCGGCCAACACTTATGACCTATGCGCTCAATAGAAGTTTATTAGAGCCGATGTCAGTGGATCTGTTTGATCGCGTTATTAAAGGACAAATCAAGATTGAGATTAAGCAAAAGTATGCTCTAGCCGATGCAGTTCAAGCGCATCGCGATCTTGAAGGGCGAAAGACCACAGGGACAACCATCCTTATTCCCTAG
- a CDS encoding YebC/PmpR family DNA-binding transcriptional regulator yields the protein MAGHSKWANIQHRKGRQDEKRGKVWTKLIKEITVAARLSGGDLNANPRLRLAVDKAKDANMPNDNVQRAISRGTGTLDGVNYEEIRYEGYGINGAAVIVDCMTDNRTRTVAEVRHAFSKHGGNMGAEGSVAFLFKHCGQLLFAPGTNEELLLELALDAGADDVITHADGSLEVTTAPFEFTKIREILESAGLKPELAEVSMRPETDVDLDANQSEAMQKLLDALENLDDVQSVYTNANT from the coding sequence ATGGCGGGTCATTCAAAATGGGCCAATATACAGCACCGTAAAGGTCGTCAGGATGAAAAACGTGGCAAGGTATGGACCAAGCTCATTAAGGAGATTACCGTGGCTGCCCGTCTCAGCGGCGGAGATCTGAATGCAAACCCACGCCTGCGCCTTGCGGTTGATAAGGCCAAGGACGCCAACATGCCTAATGACAATGTGCAAAGGGCAATCTCTCGCGGTACTGGAACCTTAGACGGGGTTAATTATGAAGAGATACGTTATGAAGGTTATGGCATCAATGGAGCAGCGGTGATCGTGGACTGTATGACCGATAACCGAACCCGTACGGTTGCCGAAGTACGGCATGCATTTTCTAAACACGGTGGCAATATGGGAGCCGAAGGATCGGTAGCTTTTTTATTTAAGCACTGTGGCCAACTCCTATTTGCTCCAGGTACCAATGAAGAACTGTTATTAGAGCTGGCACTCGATGCTGGAGCAGACGATGTTATTACGCATGCCGATGGCTCTTTGGAAGTGACAACTGCACCCTTTGAATTTACTAAGATTCGCGAAATACTCGAAAGCGCTGGGCTAAAGCCCGAACTTGCTGAGGTCTCAATGCGTCCCGAGACGGATGTTGATCTTGATGCCAATCAAAGTGAGGCGATGCAAAAACTCTTAGATGCTCTTGAAAACCTCGATGATGTGCAATCGGTTTATACAAATGCTAATACTTAA